The Leptospira andrefontaineae genome has a segment encoding these proteins:
- a CDS encoding 1,4-dihydroxy-6-naphthoate synthase — MELSLAYSPCPNDTFIFYHLISGKTKAPFSIKEELYDVEQLNQFADKGKFQATKISFAALFHVADKYSLLDSGSALGRNCGPIIVKKAGSSVGTPNGKKILVPGLWTTANLLTHLYLKGDFTPIPTRYDLILDKVKNGEADFGIVIHEERFTYEARGLAKVEDLGEWWEGTTGAHIPLGCIAIRRDLPSQTKHDLDSAIKESLSLAYQNRESMYDYILKHSQTTTREVADAHIDLYVNEFSKSLGKEGERAIRLLQQRALETGLLPLEKEKDLFL; from the coding sequence ATGGAACTCAGTCTGGCATATTCTCCCTGTCCAAACGACACATTCATCTTCTATCATCTCATTTCCGGAAAAACCAAAGCACCATTTTCTATCAAAGAAGAACTCTATGATGTGGAACAACTGAACCAATTCGCGGATAAAGGAAAATTCCAAGCCACGAAAATATCATTCGCAGCTCTATTCCATGTCGCAGACAAATATTCTCTTTTGGACAGCGGCTCCGCGCTCGGCAGGAACTGCGGCCCGATCATCGTAAAAAAAGCGGGTTCTTCAGTAGGAACTCCTAACGGAAAAAAAATTTTGGTCCCAGGACTTTGGACCACTGCTAACTTACTTACACATCTATATTTAAAAGGGGATTTTACGCCAATTCCCACTCGCTATGACCTGATCTTGGACAAAGTAAAAAATGGAGAAGCTGATTTCGGAATCGTTATTCACGAAGAAAGATTCACTTACGAAGCAAGAGGCCTCGCCAAGGTAGAAGATTTAGGGGAATGGTGGGAAGGCACGACAGGTGCACATATTCCGCTTGGATGTATTGCCATCCGCAGAGATCTTCCTTCTCAAACAAAACATGACCTGGATTCGGCGATTAAAGAAAGCCTTTCTCTCGCGTACCAAAACAGAGAAAGTATGTATGACTATATCTTAAAACATTCTCAAACCACAACGAGAGAAGTAGCGGATGCACATATAGATCTGTATGTGAATGAATTTTCTAAAAGTTTGGGAAAAGAAGGAGAAAGGGCAATCCGCTTATTACAGCAAAGGGCCCTCGAGACAGGATTACTTCCTCTTGAAAAAGAGAAGGATCTATTCCTTTAA
- the metF gene encoding methylenetetrahydrofolate reductase [NAD(P)H], whose translation MKKILEIYKTAKAPVYSFEFFPPKTPEGETKLFEAVEELSKVDPGYITVTYGAGGSTRDKTIRITSELAKKFSLPAAAHFTCVGGNKEEIRVILKQIRESGIENLMALRGDPPKGEEAFKKVEGGFGYASELISFIKEEGFDFCMGAACYPEKHPEAASLESDVDNLKRKVDSGASYLVSQLFFKNSNFESFLDLIRKKGINVPVIPGIMPITSFTQIERFKAMAACEFPEKLVSDLEEVKDRPEEFYKRSVNFSVNQCRELVKLGAPGIHLYTLNQSPASLDIVRELKN comes from the coding sequence ATGAAAAAGATATTAGAAATTTATAAAACGGCAAAGGCGCCGGTGTACTCTTTCGAATTTTTCCCTCCCAAAACCCCGGAAGGAGAGACGAAATTATTCGAAGCTGTGGAGGAATTGTCCAAAGTAGATCCGGGCTATATCACTGTGACTTATGGAGCGGGAGGTTCCACTCGGGACAAGACGATCCGCATCACCTCCGAGTTGGCTAAAAAATTTTCGCTTCCTGCTGCAGCTCATTTTACCTGTGTGGGTGGCAATAAGGAAGAGATCCGAGTTATTTTAAAACAGATCCGAGAATCCGGGATCGAGAACTTAATGGCTCTCCGTGGAGATCCTCCTAAGGGAGAAGAGGCTTTTAAAAAGGTAGAAGGTGGATTTGGTTACGCAAGTGAACTTATTTCTTTTATCAAAGAAGAAGGTTTCGATTTTTGTATGGGAGCCGCTTGTTATCCTGAAAAACATCCGGAGGCCGCAAGTCTGGAATCCGATGTGGATAATCTAAAACGCAAAGTGGATTCGGGTGCTTCTTACCTCGTTTCTCAATTATTCTTTAAAAATTCAAATTTCGAATCTTTCTTAGATCTGATCCGCAAAAAAGGGATCAATGTGCCCGTGATCCCGGGGATCATGCCTATCACTTCTTTTACTCAGATAGAAAGATTTAAGGCGATGGCTGCTTGTGAATTTCCTGAAAAACTAGTTTCTGATTTGGAAGAAGTGAAGGACCGACCGGAAGAATTTTATAAAAGAAGTGTAAACTTCTCCGTAAACCAATGCCGTGAATTGGTCAAATTAGGCGCTCCCGGAATTCATCTTTATACTCTAAACCAATCTCCTGCGAGTTTGGATATAGTCAGAGAACTGAAAAATTAA
- a CDS encoding hydroxymethylbilane synthase — protein sequence MSDVLRIGSRKSSLAKLQTCLVQDQLRKLYPELELQLFFKEASGDQDLTTPLWKMGSRGVFTQDLTKELVEGNVDVVVHSFKDLDLEGHEGTEILMVLPRADQRDVLLFKRSSYKNPPKEIKIHSSSPRREYNLSAFLPSALPSRLQNLPISFHPVRGNVQTRLRKWKSDPEVSGIVVAKAALDRLLSENFSFSSNEEYSEVRKEIRSAIFNELFMVLPLSKNPNAPAQGALAAEFRKGDEKTKKLLLPLSDPKEEAAVLEERKILSYFGGGCHQKIGVSVILGGPADFLFVRGKTDSGSELDAFDRWNGEELPLPSSLDLVFPKPRQGFRMKRSSVQASVPKEKFWFVSRADSLPKDWELPGLDTIFIVAGAKTWEKLASRDVWVNGSTDGLGEEDAKEIVSFYESNPDFIKLTHEESDIIEGVWRRFVTYKVDFDSEQPDLSEYSHFFWMSASQFDRAYKKNPEIGSRIHSCGTGATYKYIRKTLGDSAKIFAFPNFESWERACKGEVPDFGTKRGAV from the coding sequence TTGTCCGACGTTTTAAGAATCGGTTCCCGAAAAAGTTCCCTCGCTAAATTACAGACCTGCCTCGTACAAGATCAATTGCGCAAATTGTATCCTGAGTTGGAGCTCCAACTTTTTTTCAAGGAAGCAAGTGGCGACCAAGATCTAACTACTCCGCTTTGGAAAATGGGAAGTAGAGGTGTATTTACCCAAGACTTAACCAAAGAACTTGTCGAGGGAAATGTAGATGTAGTCGTTCATTCCTTCAAAGATTTGGATCTGGAAGGTCATGAAGGTACTGAAATTTTGATGGTACTTCCTCGTGCCGACCAAAGAGATGTTTTACTTTTTAAGAGATCTTCTTATAAAAATCCTCCTAAAGAAATTAAGATCCATTCTTCTAGCCCAAGAAGAGAATATAATCTTTCTGCATTTCTTCCGAGTGCACTCCCCTCTCGTCTTCAAAATTTACCGATCAGTTTTCATCCTGTAAGAGGGAATGTACAAACTAGACTTCGTAAATGGAAATCCGATCCGGAAGTTTCAGGGATTGTGGTAGCAAAGGCTGCGCTGGATCGACTTCTTTCCGAAAATTTTTCTTTTTCTTCTAATGAGGAATATTCAGAAGTTAGAAAAGAAATTAGATCTGCTATCTTTAACGAACTTTTTATGGTTCTGCCTTTATCAAAAAATCCGAATGCACCTGCGCAAGGTGCACTTGCTGCAGAGTTCAGAAAAGGTGACGAGAAGACTAAAAAACTTTTACTTCCCCTTTCGGATCCAAAAGAAGAAGCCGCGGTTTTAGAAGAGAGAAAAATTCTCTCTTATTTCGGCGGGGGCTGTCATCAGAAGATCGGGGTTTCCGTGATCTTAGGAGGTCCTGCGGATTTTCTATTTGTTCGAGGAAAAACCGATTCAGGTTCTGAATTAGATGCTTTCGATCGTTGGAATGGAGAAGAATTGCCGTTACCTTCTTCCTTGGATCTTGTTTTTCCAAAACCAAGACAGGGTTTTAGAATGAAACGTTCTTCTGTGCAAGCTTCCGTCCCGAAAGAAAAATTTTGGTTTGTTTCTCGGGCAGATTCTTTGCCGAAAGACTGGGAATTGCCGGGACTTGATACGATCTTTATCGTAGCGGGTGCAAAAACTTGGGAGAAATTAGCATCCAGAGATGTTTGGGTGAATGGCTCTACTGACGGTTTGGGCGAAGAAGATGCAAAAGAAATTGTCAGTTTTTATGAATCTAATCCTGATTTTATCAAACTCACTCATGAAGAAAGCGATATCATCGAAGGTGTCTGGAGAAGATTCGTAACTTACAAAGTGGATTTTGATTCAGAGCAGCCCGATCTTTCGGAGTACTCGCATTTTTTCTGGATGAGTGCTTCTCAATTTGATCGAGCTTATAAAAAGAATCCGGAAATTGGATCTCGCATTCATTCTTGCGGGACCGGGGCCACATATAAATATATTAGAAAAACATTAGGTGATTCTGCGAAAATTTTCGCATTCCCTAACTTTGAATCTTGGGAAAGAGCCTGTAAGGGTGAAGTTCCGGATTTTGGTACAAAAAGAGGTGCTGTATGA
- a CDS encoding response regulator transcription factor, which yields MKAKLLLVEDDRSLGETLKERLEKEGYEMVWTVSAQSAKVLAAESKPDLILLDVRLPDGDGFELAEELKSRKDCPPFLFLTAHSGAPERLRGFELGAEEFIPKPFHLKELLIRVKHVLESHKHSIKQAKYSYEGYLLDFYGYCIHTPSKEEIHLSKRDCALLNFLVEERGRTVSRDEILDRLWGEEKFPTNRTIDNSIVRLRQAFGDKGEDAIRSVRGVGYQWIGDLKNV from the coding sequence ATGAAAGCGAAATTATTATTAGTAGAAGATGATCGCTCCTTAGGTGAAACTTTAAAAGAACGTTTGGAAAAAGAAGGATATGAAATGGTCTGGACCGTTTCCGCTCAGTCTGCAAAAGTTTTAGCGGCTGAGTCCAAACCGGATCTTATACTTTTAGATGTTCGTTTGCCTGATGGTGACGGATTCGAACTGGCGGAAGAATTAAAATCCAGAAAAGATTGCCCTCCATTTTTATTTTTAACTGCACATTCGGGAGCGCCGGAACGTTTGAGAGGATTTGAACTAGGCGCAGAAGAATTTATACCTAAGCCATTTCACCTAAAGGAATTGCTGATCAGGGTAAAACACGTATTAGAATCTCATAAACATTCAATAAAACAGGCTAAATATTCTTACGAAGGTTATCTTTTGGATTTTTACGGATATTGTATCCATACACCGTCCAAAGAAGAGATCCATCTTTCCAAAAGAGACTGCGCTCTCTTAAACTTTTTGGTAGAAGAAAGAGGAAGAACAGTTAGTCGAGATGAGATCCTAGATCGCCTTTGGGGAGAGGAAAAATTCCCTACAAATAGAACTATAGATAATTCCATTGTTAGATTACGCCAAGCCTTTGGAGATAAGGGTGAGGATGCGATCCGTTCCGTAAGAGGAGTCGGCTATCAATGGATCGGAGACTTAAAAAATGTCTAA
- the hemL gene encoding glutamate-1-semialdehyde 2,1-aminomutase yields MFPSSKELFERAKKVAPGGVHSPVRSFRSVGGDPIFFQSGKGAKLTDVSGKEYIDYCLSFGPLILGHRDEDVQKIVNETAELAWSFGAAEPYSLELAEWIVSKIPWVEKIRFVNSGTEAVMSALRVARAATGRDKILKFDGCYHGHLDALLVKAGSGLAGESSSDSAGIGSELIKNTLVLPLDDEKAVEELFAKEGKNIAALVIEPLPANYGLLIQRKEYLSKIVQIARKHGSLVLFDEVISGFRVGLQGMSGELGIAPDLVTYGKIIGGGFPVGAYAGKAELLDLVAPQGPVYQAGTLSASPFGMRAGLATLKKCEKENVWNVLENRTKSFVSGMVSILRERDLEGDWDSSVHSSLFWFHKKSPSPIRTVDKIPAGHKEGFAKVFHALLSEGIYLAPSGYEVGFLSYAHSDKILSETLEKADSALRKLKV; encoded by the coding sequence ATGTTTCCAAGTTCTAAGGAACTTTTTGAAAGAGCGAAAAAAGTAGCACCGGGTGGAGTACATTCTCCCGTTAGATCCTTTCGTTCCGTTGGAGGAGATCCTATATTCTTCCAATCCGGAAAAGGTGCAAAACTTACGGATGTTTCCGGAAAAGAATATATAGATTATTGTTTAAGCTTCGGCCCTTTGATCTTGGGCCATAGAGATGAGGATGTCCAAAAGATCGTAAACGAAACTGCAGAACTTGCTTGGAGTTTCGGAGCTGCAGAGCCTTATTCATTAGAACTTGCAGAATGGATCGTGTCCAAAATTCCTTGGGTAGAAAAGATCCGATTTGTAAATAGCGGAACTGAAGCCGTAATGAGTGCATTACGTGTGGCCAGAGCCGCGACTGGCAGAGATAAGATCCTTAAATTTGACGGATGTTATCATGGCCATTTGGACGCGCTGCTTGTAAAAGCGGGTTCCGGGCTTGCCGGAGAATCTTCTTCGGATAGTGCAGGGATCGGTTCAGAGTTGATCAAAAATACTTTGGTCCTTCCTTTGGACGATGAAAAAGCAGTTGAGGAACTTTTTGCAAAAGAAGGCAAGAACATTGCCGCATTGGTGATAGAACCTCTTCCTGCAAATTACGGTTTATTAATACAAAGAAAAGAATATTTATCTAAGATCGTCCAGATCGCAAGAAAACACGGAAGCCTTGTACTTTTCGATGAAGTGATCAGCGGATTTAGGGTCGGATTACAAGGAATGAGCGGAGAATTGGGGATCGCTCCTGATCTAGTGACTTACGGAAAGATCATTGGCGGAGGATTTCCAGTTGGTGCTTATGCTGGAAAAGCCGAATTATTAGATCTGGTTGCACCTCAAGGACCTGTGTACCAAGCAGGAACATTGAGCGCTAGTCCTTTTGGAATGAGAGCAGGTCTTGCTACATTGAAAAAATGTGAAAAAGAGAATGTGTGGAACGTTTTAGAAAACCGCACCAAATCTTTTGTTTCCGGAATGGTCTCAATTTTAAGAGAGAGGGATCTTGAGGGGGATTGGGATTCAAGTGTACATTCTTCCTTGTTTTGGTTTCATAAAAAATCACCCTCCCCTATTCGCACTGTAGATAAAATTCCGGCGGGCCATAAGGAAGGATTTGCAAAAGTTTTCCATGCGCTTCTTTCCGAAGGAATTTATCTGGCACCTTCCGGTTATGAGGTTGGCTTTTTAAGTTACGCTCATTCGGATAAAATACTTTCCGAAACTTTGGAGAAAGCGGATTCCGCATTAAGAAAATTGAAAGTATGA
- the hemB gene encoding porphobilinogen synthase, which yields MSSESLLGLRRNRINAPLRNLVSSESLNPKKLVQPIFVAESLKAPEKMSSLPGVFRDSQDSILSQIESDLKNGVEHFLLFLVPEKKSDDSIPKSFYKNVIGSIKSKFPETFLWVDTCLCSLTTHGHCGLLDPKGRIDNISSVKRLSELALCYAESGADGISPSDMMDGRIRSHRNILDSNGFQHVPIMSYSTKFKSHFYGPFREAAESAPGYGDRSSYQIDVRNREDSILSSIRDTEEGADLLMVKPGITSIDLITPIKEQTGLPVGAYQVSGEYASIAMLAENGFCKFEDALKETWQVFSRAGASYLITYAARRGKEILG from the coding sequence ATGAGTTCCGAGAGTTTGTTGGGGTTGAGAAGAAATCGAATCAATGCCCCGCTTAGAAATTTGGTGTCTTCTGAGAGTTTGAATCCTAAAAAACTGGTTCAGCCTATATTCGTGGCAGAAAGTTTAAAAGCTCCCGAAAAAATGTCCTCTTTGCCTGGAGTGTTCCGTGATAGCCAAGACTCCATTTTATCTCAAATAGAATCTGATCTGAAAAATGGAGTGGAACATTTCCTTCTGTTTTTGGTCCCTGAAAAAAAGTCGGATGATTCTATCCCGAAATCATTTTATAAAAACGTAATTGGAAGTATTAAATCCAAATTCCCGGAAACTTTTCTCTGGGTGGATACCTGTCTTTGTTCTTTGACTACTCACGGTCATTGCGGACTTTTGGATCCTAAAGGTAGAATAGACAATATAAGTTCCGTCAAAAGACTTTCTGAGTTGGCTCTTTGTTATGCAGAGTCAGGTGCCGACGGAATCTCTCCTTCCGATATGATGGATGGAAGAATTAGAAGCCACAGAAATATTCTGGACTCTAACGGTTTTCAGCATGTTCCGATCATGAGTTATTCTACAAAATTCAAGAGCCATTTTTATGGTCCATTCAGAGAGGCCGCTGAGTCTGCTCCCGGTTATGGAGATCGTTCTTCTTACCAAATCGATGTGAGAAATAGAGAAGATTCTATCCTTTCTTCTATAAGAGACACGGAAGAAGGTGCTGATCTTCTGATGGTCAAGCCCGGTATAACTTCTATAGATCTTATCACGCCAATCAAAGAGCAAACTGGATTGCCTGTGGGCGCTTACCAAGTGAGCGGAGAATATGCATCTATTGCTATGCTTGCAGAAAATGGATTTTGTAAATTTGAAGATGCTCTCAAAGAAACCTGGCAAGTGTTCTCTAGAGCAGGTGCATCTTATCTGATTACTTATGCAGCAAGAAGAGGAAAGGAGATTTTAGGCTAA
- a CDS encoding Cof-type HAD-IIB family hydrolase — translation MDLDGTLLDSRASISSLNHYVLQSALDQGVGLIIATGRRFSSALPYAQEFRGNVTVVANNGQVLRSSPNAKRISETYISEKATFAVLSLGKKKGHSPLLHVDRFEEGIDILIESPITDEKYHNYSGGDIARTKVVSDLPEHSSDRVLVICYLSLIKEELIELEKELLSLPESSEYRTVITKIPGVSYCLEVLEKGVSKWTAIQSYLKISGLDETGVISFGDELNDKEMLFHSGYGFAMKNAVQSLKEGASYITKYSNNEDGIAMTLLELSVLSFR, via the coding sequence ATGGATTTGGACGGAACACTTCTGGATTCTCGGGCTTCTATTTCTAGTTTGAATCATTATGTTTTGCAATCCGCATTGGATCAGGGAGTTGGGCTGATTATCGCTACGGGTAGAAGATTCTCTTCCGCTCTTCCGTATGCCCAGGAGTTCCGCGGGAATGTAACTGTGGTGGCCAATAATGGGCAGGTGCTTCGGAGTTCTCCGAATGCAAAAAGAATTTCGGAAACGTATATCTCCGAAAAAGCAACATTTGCAGTTTTATCTTTAGGAAAGAAGAAGGGCCACTCTCCCCTTCTACATGTGGACCGCTTCGAAGAAGGGATCGATATTTTAATCGAATCTCCGATCACGGACGAAAAGTATCATAATTATTCAGGTGGTGATATTGCTAGGACCAAGGTGGTCTCCGATCTTCCGGAACATTCTTCTGATCGAGTGTTGGTAATATGTTATCTTTCTTTAATAAAGGAAGAATTGATCGAATTAGAAAAGGAACTTCTATCCTTGCCTGAGTCTTCGGAATATAGAACGGTAATCACTAAAATTCCTGGAGTGTCTTATTGTTTGGAAGTTTTGGAGAAGGGAGTCTCCAAGTGGACGGCAATCCAGTCCTACTTAAAAATTTCCGGTTTGGATGAAACTGGAGTGATTTCTTTCGGGGACGAGTTGAATGATAAAGAGATGCTTTTTCATTCAGGTTATGGATTTGCGATGAAAAATGCTGTGCAGAGTTTGAAAGAAGGCGCTTCTTATATTACCAAATATTCGAATAATGAAGATGGGATCGCGATGACTCTTCTGGAATTATCCGTGCTTTCGTTTAGATAA
- a CDS encoding glutamyl-tRNA reductase, whose amino-acid sequence MWSTLQVFHSESSDRDLLSLPDAFSWKTCMRTVLVSDSRIHPHPENLPAHWESKSGYEAYRLLLEIISGLKSKLFGETEVLSQFRQRFQELPDLAFGEYLAKLRDNLIEDCRTLRSGYLQNLGEQSYGGLADKYLSEALNPPKEIVLFGTGQLAEKILPWLSHSNRKTKIVGRNPNRLEFLSSVSGSSSHSMEDWSPNGEAWVIAAPMDCSAWMDKLAPGNLILDFREEPLEESWPSDIVYISFAEMLSSLKETEERTRKVKEELKSVLDELLEERELEAHQFVFGWDDLPCPTF is encoded by the coding sequence ATGTGGTCCACATTACAAGTTTTTCATTCTGAATCTTCCGACAGGGATTTATTGTCTCTGCCTGACGCGTTTTCTTGGAAGACTTGTATGCGCACTGTTCTTGTTTCAGATTCCAGGATCCATCCTCATCCGGAAAATCTTCCCGCTCATTGGGAAAGTAAATCCGGTTACGAAGCATATAGACTTCTTCTCGAAATTATCTCCGGTTTAAAATCTAAATTGTTCGGAGAGACGGAAGTTCTCTCTCAGTTCCGACAAAGATTCCAAGAATTACCTGATCTTGCTTTCGGAGAGTATCTGGCAAAACTCAGAGACAATCTGATCGAAGATTGTAGAACTCTTCGCTCCGGTTATTTGCAAAATCTGGGAGAACAATCTTATGGTGGTTTGGCGGATAAATATTTATCCGAAGCCTTAAACCCTCCTAAGGAGATTGTACTTTTTGGAACGGGTCAGCTTGCGGAAAAGATCCTACCTTGGCTTTCTCATTCTAATAGAAAGACAAAGATCGTAGGACGTAATCCAAATCGTTTGGAATTTTTATCTTCTGTTTCCGGTTCTTCTTCTCATTCGATGGAAGACTGGTCTCCAAATGGAGAGGCTTGGGTGATTGCAGCGCCTATGGATTGCTCTGCTTGGATGGATAAATTGGCTCCAGGAAATCTGATCCTGGATTTTAGAGAAGAGCCTTTGGAAGAATCTTGGCCTTCAGATATCGTATATATTTCCTTTGCAGAAATGCTTTCTTCCTTGAAGGAAACGGAAGAAAGAACTAGAAAAGTAAAGGAAGAATTAAAATCCGTTTTAGACGAGCTTTTAGAAGAAAGAGAATTGGAAGCTCATCAATTTGTATTCGGTTGGGATGACCTACCTTGTCCGACGTTTTAA
- a CDS encoding sensor histidine kinase, with amino-acid sequence MKVFDSKKIVLPVIWVVTTVSLGVWWLFLGLRQNRMATELASRLGSQIDIDFLEKLERQSSMIKMEGTFFLFLLVSGGATLVWLTFREEKRNKLIHDFFSTVTHEMKTPLASLRLQAESLLAEGVDAGKDKLLHRLLKDSDRIESQMNKAIYLASLMRSEGLYLEELDLRHWEESLREEWSELDIQTDWKETKVLADRRALESIFRNLLENSVQHGGATKVKILSEPISGNKIKFKFEDNGKGFSGNFNLLGRLFLRHTSTSGTGVGLYIAEKLAGRMDGNFSVRNSESGGFLAELILPSYSQRRSGT; translated from the coding sequence ATGAAGGTCTTCGATTCTAAAAAAATTGTTCTACCGGTGATCTGGGTTGTAACTACGGTTTCGCTCGGTGTCTGGTGGCTTTTTTTGGGGTTAAGGCAAAATAGAATGGCGACTGAACTTGCTTCTCGTCTCGGCTCTCAGATCGATATTGATTTTTTGGAAAAATTAGAAAGGCAAAGTTCCATGATCAAGATGGAAGGGACCTTTTTCCTATTCTTGTTAGTGAGCGGTGGTGCAACTTTAGTTTGGCTGACATTTAGGGAAGAAAAAAGGAATAAACTTATCCACGATTTTTTCTCTACTGTAACTCACGAAATGAAAACTCCTTTGGCAAGTCTTAGGCTGCAAGCAGAGAGCTTATTAGCAGAAGGTGTGGATGCAGGAAAAGACAAACTTCTCCATAGATTATTAAAAGACTCGGATCGTATAGAATCCCAGATGAACAAGGCAATATACCTAGCCAGTCTCATGAGATCGGAGGGATTATATCTAGAAGAGTTGGACCTCCGACACTGGGAAGAAAGTCTAAGAGAAGAATGGTCCGAGTTGGACATCCAAACAGATTGGAAAGAAACCAAAGTGTTAGCAGATAGAAGAGCACTCGAAAGTATTTTTAGAAATCTTTTAGAAAACTCCGTACAGCACGGAGGAGCTACAAAGGTTAAAATCCTTTCGGAGCCGATTTCAGGGAATAAGATCAAATTCAAATTTGAAGACAATGGAAAAGGTTTCTCCGGCAATTTTAACTTATTAGGAAGATTATTCTTAAGACATACAAGCACCAGTGGTACTGGAGTTGGATTATATATCGCTGAAAAACTGGCAGGAAGAATGGATGGGAACTTCTCCGTTCGAAATTCTGAGTCAGGCGGATTTTTGGCAGAGCTTATTCTTCCTTCTTATTCTCAAAGGAGAAGCGGAACATGA